Proteins encoded in a region of the Acidimicrobiia bacterium genome:
- the tnpB gene encoding IS66 family insertion sequence element accessory protein TnpB (TnpB, as the term is used for proteins encoded by IS66 family insertion elements, is considered an accessory protein, since TnpC, encoded by a neighboring gene, is a DDE family transposase.) produces MILVPRSVRVYFATQPANLRRSFEGLSNEVREVLRHDPLAGHVFVFLNRRKNQVKLLVYTRGGFTIVHKRLERGTFTFPARIVDGATSIEIDVHELAMLLEGIDVRRARASGRWDPPMHASRAA; encoded by the coding sequence GTGATCTTGGTGCCGCGGTCCGTCCGTGTGTACTTCGCGACACAGCCTGCGAACCTACGGCGGTCCTTCGAGGGCCTGTCGAACGAGGTCCGCGAGGTGCTACGCCACGACCCGCTGGCGGGCCACGTCTTCGTGTTCCTCAATCGTCGCAAGAATCAGGTGAAGCTGCTGGTGTACACGCGGGGAGGGTTCACGATCGTGCACAAGCGGCTCGAGCGCGGCACCTTCACGTTTCCTGCGCGGATCGTCGACGGCGCGACGAGCATCGAGATCGACGTGCACGAACTGGCGATGTTGCTCGAGGGGATCGACGTTCGCCGCGCGCGAGCCTCGGGGCGTTGGGACCCGCCGATGCACGCGTCGCGCGCTGCGTGA